Within the Flavobacterium sp. 9R genome, the region TTGCTAAAATTTTCTAAACCTACTTCAATTCCGTTGCTGTTTATTTCTTCGATTGCACGAACTAGAGCCTCTTGTAAACCACTCACAACCGTTAAATCTTCGTCCCAAAACGCTACGGTTGCCAATGTTTTTTGTACCACTTCTTCCGTAGTGCTTGATTTCCAAATTTCAGCAAATGCATCAGTAATATCAGTGCTATCATCTACTGGCAAAAGCTTTCCTTTCCAAGTTCCTTTATAAAACAAAATCAAGCACGCCAATGAAAAAGTGAGATGAGTAGGGATTTTGCCATATTTAGCGACATATCCTAACAAGCTTGGTAGTACTCGCACTTTAAATTTTGAAATAGAGTTCAGCGCTATGCTAGACAAATTGTGTTTTATAAATGGATTTCTAAAACGGTCCAAAATTTCATCGGCAAATTCATCCAACTCCTTTTTGTCCATCGCGATGGTTTCGTTAATTTCTTCAAAAATGGCTTTATGAACGAAGCTTCCTGTAAAAGGATTATCGACCGTTTCTTTTACGGTTTCGTTTCCATATAGCAGCGAAAACGGAACCATAGCGGTATGAGCACCATTCAAGATTCGTACTTTTCTTGTGCGGTACGGTTGCATATCGGCTACAATCTTTACATCGAGTTTGGTTTTATCAAACGGCAGTTTTTGTTTCAGCGTTTCGTCTCCTTCGATAACCCAAAGGAAAAAAGTTTCGGCGGTTACGATAAGATTGTCGCTGTAGTCGAGTTGTTGGTTGTAGGCTTCTATTTCTGCTCTTGGATAACCAGGAACAATTCGGTCTACCAAGGTATTGTGGAAAGAGTTGCTGTTCAAAATCCAAGTGCTAAAAGCTTCTTCCAATTGCCAATCCGAACAATATTTTAAAATGATTTCTTTTAAAGTATCGGCATTATTATTAATCAATTCACAAGGAATAATCGTCAACCCTTTGGTAGCATCACCTTTAAAATGTTTAAATCTTTCATACAAAAGTGCGGTTACTTTGGCAGGATATGAATTGGGCGGTTGCATTGCCAAGGTATCGTTAGCATCATAAGCAATGCCCGATTCTGTCGTATTAGAAATGATAAATGCCAAGGCTTCTTCTTTGGCCAAAGCCAAATAGCTTTCGTATTCTTTGTACGGATTGATGCCTTTGACCAAATTGGTAATCAGCTTTTTCTCCTGAATTTCTTGACCTTTACTCAATCCTTTCATAAATAGGGTATAGAGCCCATCTTGTTCGTTTAGCAAATGAACCATCCCATTTTCTATGGGTTGTACAACGGCTATGCCCGCATCAAAATTTACGGTATCATTCAGCTCCTGAAAGGCATAATCAACAAAGGCTCTAAGAAAATTTCCTTCGCCAAATTGCACTATTTTTATCGGATTTCTTTCGGTTAATCCTATGTTTTCGCTATTTAATTTTTTCATTTCTAGATATATAAAATAAATATTTCTTTTTCGTTCTTTTAGACACCGCTGAACATAGCAAACCCGCCATCTACAGTGATTCTTGTTCCAGTCACAAATTTGGAAGCATCGCTGAGCAACCAAATCAAAGCTCCTTCGAGTTCGTTGGGCGTTCCAAAACGATGTAACGGAGTCTTATTGATAATTAAGTTTCCTCTTTCGGTCCAGCTTCCATCTTCATTGGTGAGCAAACTTTTATTTTGTTCGGTTAGCACAAATCCGGGAACAATCGCGTTCATTCGGATAGCATCGCCATATCGTTTGGCCAATTCTAGGGCAAACCATTGGGTGTAACAGTCAATTGCGGCTTTTGCTAAACTATAACCAAGCACTTTTGACACCGCCAAATGAGCCGTTACAGACGAAATGTTGACAATACTTCCTGAACACGTTTCTTTTATGGCTTCGCCAAAGACTTGAGTTGGTAAAATCGTTCCCAATAAATTGAGCTGCATTACCTGTTCCAAAGCCGGAATGTCCAGTTTGAAAATATCTTGCTCAGGCTGAATAATCGCTTTTGGCTGATTTCCTCCTGCGGCATTAACGAGTCCGTCAATTTTACCAAAATGTTGGAGCATTTTTTCTCTAGCGGCAAGCAGTTGTTGTTCGTTCGTTACGTCTGCAATTAGCGGAAGGGCTTTCCCACCAGCAGCAATAATGGCATTAGCTCTTTCGTTGGCAATCGCTTCATTTCTACCCAAAATCCCCACAGCTCCGCCAGCTTTGCTCACACTATTCACGAAAGCCTCTCCAATTACTCCTGTCGCTCCAGTAATTACAATGACTTTTTCTGCTAACGAAAAATTATTTTCCAAAATGCTTTACTTTTAATGGGTTCGTTAGGCTCTTATTGCTTTGATGGTCTCCAAGGTTTGTTTTACTTTTTCTCGTAAACCATCAAAATCTTTGGCGTTTAGTATTTCATTTGAAATCAATTGTGAACCGATTCCAACACAAGTTGCGCCAGCATCGAACCAACTTTTCAGATTGTCTTCGGAAGTTGAAACGCCGCCTGTTGGCATAATACTCGTCCAAGGACAAGGACCTTTTATGCCTTTTATGAATTGAGGGCCATAAATATCACCCGGAAATAATTTTACAATTTCGCAACCCAATTCTTCGGCTTTGGCAATTTCAGTAAGCGAGCCACAGCCGGGTGACCAAAGTACTTTTCGGCGGTTACAAACTAGGGCAATATCTTCTCTCAATACAGGAGTTACTATAAAATTGGCTCCCAATTGCATATACAACGAGGCGGCAGCAGCATCCGTTACCGAGCCTACGCCCAAAATCATTCCGGGCAATTCCGCTAACGCATATTTGTTGAGTGCTCCAAAAATTTCGAAGGCAAAATCGCCTCTGCTGGTAAATTCCATCAAACGAGCACCTCCATCATAACAGGCTTTGAGTACTTCTTTGCCGAGTTCCACATCTCCGTGATAGAATAAAGGAATCATTCCTGTTTCTTTCATTACGGTTGCTACTTCGATTCTTGTGTATTTTGCCATAATTTTATTGTTTTATCGTGATACTAATCCCGAAGAATCGCCATCTAAACTGTTTTCTACTTCTTTTAAAGTTGCTAAATTATAATCGCCAGCAATGGTGTGTTTCAAGCAACAAGCTGCCGTTGCAAATGCTATCGTTTTTTGATAATCGTTTGGATACTGTGATAGTCCATAAATCAATCCTCCCATAAAAGCATCTCCGCTACCCACGCGGTCAATCACTGGAGTTACCTCTCTTACAGTTGCTTGATATATTTTTTTGCCATCAAATAAAAGTCCGCCAATGCGCTGGTGTGAGGCATTCACAGAGTAGCGTAGAGTAGTAGCAGCAACTTTTAAATTCGGAATATACTCTAGTAATTCATTATACCATTTTGGGAGTTGGTCAATAGCAGTATAATCGGGTGCTACTTTTGGTTTTCCGAGCATAAAAAAAGCAGTATCAATATCGCCTAAAATAACGTGACAATACTTTAATAATTTAGGCATCACTTCACTTGGATTTTTCCCGTATTGCCACAATTTAGAGCGATAATTTAAGTCACAGGAAATCGTAAGGCCTAGTTCGGAAGCGGCTTGAATAGCTTCTAGACAAGCTTCTGCAGCATTTTCTGATAGAGCAGGAGTGATGCCGCTCCAGTGAAACCAAGTAGCACCTTCCAGCGCTTTTTTCCAGTCAATAGTTCCTTTTTCTAGTGTAGACATTGCACTGTGTGCACGGTCGTAGACCACATTACTGCCACGCACTCCAGTTCCAGTTTCAAGGAAGTAAATTCCCAAACGCTCACCGCCCAAAACCACGTGTTGTGAACCTACATTCATTTTGCGCATTTCTTGAACTGCACAAGCCCCGATTTCGTTGTTGGGAACTCTCGTGACAAATTCTGAAGCAATGCCATAGTTGGCAAGAGAAACGGCTACGTTAAATTCGCCTCCGCCATAGCAAGCTTCCAATGTTTTTGCTTGAGCAAAACGCAAATGTCTTTCCGTAGAAAGGCGCAACATAATTTCTCCGAATGCTACTACTTTACTCATAATTATGATATTGTTGAATCGTTTATTTGTTGAATCGTTGAATTTTTCAATCTTTCAATTCTTCAATTTATAAATAATTAAAATTTAAAATATTCTTTTGCATTGTGATAAGAAATGTCGGCTACCATTTTGCCAATCCATTCCATATCGTTTGGCAATTCTCCTCTTTTGATTTCGTCTCCCAAAAGATTGCAAAGAATACGTCTAAAATATTCGTGTCTTGGGAACGATAAGAAGCTTCTGGAATCGGTTAGCATTCCAATGAAACAGCTGATAAGCCCCATATTCGAAAGCGCATTTAGTTGTTTGGTCATCCCGTCTTTTTGATCCAAAAACCACCATCCCGATCCAAACTGTACTTTTCCTTTTACGCTTCCATCATTAAAGTTACCAATCATAGTAGCCATTACCTCATTGTCAGCAGGATTTAAGTTGTAAATGATGGTTTTGGTAAGTTTGTCTTTACTGTCTAAAGCATTTAAAAATGAAGATAATTTTTGAGCCTGAGGATAATCTCCAATAGAATCCCAGCCTGTATCTGGACCTAAAATTCGGTGCATACGTGCATTATTGTTACGCAAAGCGCCTAAGTGAAACTGCTGCACCCATCCCAATTCGTGATAGCTTTCAGATAAAAATAACAATACTGCACTTTGGAATTTTAACGCTTCTTCTGAAGTAATACTTTGGTTTTCTCTTTTCTTTTTGAAAATTAAGTCTATTTCGGAGGCTGTAAAGTTTTCAAAATAAATCTGATCCAATCCGTGATCGCTCAAACGACAACCGTTTTGATGAAAGAAAGTAATTCTTTTTCTCAAAGCATCACATAAATCGGTATAGGTATTGATCGCTATTTCGGCCACATTCCCCAAAGTGTCTAGGTAATCATTGTATCCGTCATTCGAAATTAAAATGGCTTTGTCAGGTCTAAAAGCCGTACTCATTTTCGTTGAGAAAGGATTTTGATTTAATTTTTGATGAAACTCCAAACTATCGGTAGGGTCTTCGGTAGTACAAACCAGTTCCGCATTAACTTTTTGAAGTAAATTGCGGGTACTATAAGCAGCTGAATTTATTTTTGCCGAAGCTTCTTCATATATTTTCTCTGCCGACTTTTCGTTGAGCAAATCATAAATGTCAAAATAACGTGCTAATTCCAAATGTGTCCAATGGTACAAAGGATTGCGCATAGTATAAGGAACTGTTTTGGCCCAATTTAAAAATTTCTCTTTGTCTGACCCGTTACCAGTGATGAATTGCTCATTTATACCTAACGTACGCATCGCGCGCCATTTGTAGTGATCACCATTTATCCAAACGTTGGTAATGTTGTCGAAAATTTTATCCTCTGCAATAAATTGTGGATTTAAGTGATTATGGTAGTCAATGATAGGCTGATTTTTGGAATAATTATGGTATAATTCCTCAGCATATTTATTTTCTAATAAAAAATTATCGTGTATAAATGTGGTGCTCATACGACAGGATTAAAAGTTATTATTCGTTGGAAGGTTTACCAATAGTGGCCAATATTCCTCCATCTACATAAAGAATATGCCCATTGACAAAATCACTGGCTTTCGAAGCTAGAAAGATGGCAGCGCCTTGCAAATCATCTGGGTCACCCCAACGAGCGGCAGGGGTTCTGCTGATAATGAATTCGTTAAAAGGATGACCATCTACACGAATGGGTGCAGTTTGACTAGTAGCAAAATAGCCTGGACCAATTCCGTTGGTTTGAATATTGAATTTGGCCCATTCTGTGGCCATATTTTTGGTTAACATTTTCAAACCTCCTTTTGCGGCAGCATAAGCACTAACCGAATCTCTTCCTAATTCACTCATCATCGAACAAATGTTGATGATTTTTCCGCCTCCACGCTGAATCATTCCTTTGGCTACATTTTTGGAAACAATGAAAGGGCTAATCAAGTCTACGTTGACAACAGCGGTAAAGTCGGCAACTTCCATATCAATAATGGGGATTCTTTTGATGATTCCTGCATTGTTGATTAAGATATCGATCGGGCCTACTTCGGCTTCTATTTTTTGAATGTTTTCGATTACAGCTGCTTCATCGGTTACATCAAAAACGTAACCATACGCGTCGATTCCCACAGATTTGTACTCTGCCACTGCTTGATCTACCGTCTCTCTCGAAGCGCGATCGTTTACCACGATTTTTGCGCCTGCGTGTCCTAGTCCTTTTGCCATTGCCATTCCTAATCCGTGAACACCTCCAGTAACCAATGCGGTTTTTCCAGTTAAATCAAAAAGGTTGATTGACATATATTTTTATTTAATAAGTTAGTATTTATCTTAAATCGGTGATTTTGCAAACATCCATATCGCCATAGTCCAAATTTTCTCCCGCCATTCCCCAAATAAAGGAGTAATTGCTTGTTCCTGAACCCGAATGAATGGACCAAGGTGGAGAAATCACAGCTTGATGGTTTTGCATCCAAAGATGTCTTGTCTCTTGCGGTTCTCCCATAAAATGACAAACGGCTTGGTTTTCTGGAATATCCAAATAAAAATACACCTCCATTCTGCGGTCGTGTACGTGTGCTGGCATAGTATTCCAAACACTTCCTGGTCTTAATTCGGTCATTCCCATTTGTAACTGACAAGTAGTTACCACACCGCCAATGATCATTTGGTTTACGGTACGGTGATTGGCGGTTTCCATACTGCCTAATTCAAGTTTGTTGGCTTCAGCCAAACTTACTTTTTTGGTGGGATAACTAGTATGTGCAGGTGCCGAATTGATATAAAATTTAGCGGGTTTTTTGGGGTCTTCACTTTTGAAGAAGATATCTTTGTTTCCGCTGCCAATGTAAAGCGCGTCTTTGAAACCTAATTCATAACTAGTACCGTCTATTACAATTGTTCCGTTGGCACCCACATTGATGATTCCCATTTCTCTTCTTTGTAAGAAATAGTCGGCTTTTAGTGGGTCTATGGTTTCAAGTTTTAAAGGAACTGTAGGTACTGCA harbors:
- a CDS encoding tagaturonate reductase, translating into MKKLNSENIGLTERNPIKIVQFGEGNFLRAFVDYAFQELNDTVNFDAGIAVVQPIENGMVHLLNEQDGLYTLFMKGLSKGQEIQEKKLITNLVKGINPYKEYESYLALAKEEALAFIISNTTESGIAYDANDTLAMQPPNSYPAKVTALLYERFKHFKGDATKGLTIIPCELINNNADTLKEIILKYCSDWQLEEAFSTWILNSNSFHNTLVDRIVPGYPRAEIEAYNQQLDYSDNLIVTAETFFLWVIEGDETLKQKLPFDKTKLDVKIVADMQPYRTRKVRILNGAHTAMVPFSLLYGNETVKETVDNPFTGSFVHKAIFEEINETIAMDKKELDEFADEILDRFRNPFIKHNLSSIALNSISKFKVRVLPSLLGYVAKYGKIPTHLTFSLACLILFYKGTWKGKLLPVDDSTDITDAFAEIWKSSTTEEVVQKTLATVAFWDEDLTVVSGLQEALVRAIEEINSNGIEVGLENFSKQ
- a CDS encoding SDR family oxidoreductase; the protein is MENNFSLAEKVIVITGATGVIGEAFVNSVSKAGGAVGILGRNEAIANERANAIIAAGGKALPLIADVTNEQQLLAAREKMLQHFGKIDGLVNAAGGNQPKAIIQPEQDIFKLDIPALEQVMQLNLLGTILPTQVFGEAIKETCSGSIVNISSVTAHLAVSKVLGYSLAKAAIDCYTQWFALELAKRYGDAIRMNAIVPGFVLTEQNKSLLTNEDGSWTERGNLIINKTPLHRFGTPNELEGALIWLLSDASKFVTGTRITVDGGFAMFSGV
- a CDS encoding bifunctional 4-hydroxy-2-oxoglutarate aldolase/2-dehydro-3-deoxy-phosphogluconate aldolase, which translates into the protein MAKYTRIEVATVMKETGMIPLFYHGDVELGKEVLKACYDGGARLMEFTSRGDFAFEIFGALNKYALAELPGMILGVGSVTDAAAASLYMQLGANFIVTPVLREDIALVCNRRKVLWSPGCGSLTEIAKAEELGCEIVKLFPGDIYGPQFIKGIKGPCPWTSIMPTGGVSTSEDNLKSWFDAGATCVGIGSQLISNEILNAKDFDGLREKVKQTLETIKAIRA
- a CDS encoding sugar kinase encodes the protein MSKVVAFGEIMLRLSTERHLRFAQAKTLEACYGGGEFNVAVSLANYGIASEFVTRVPNNEIGACAVQEMRKMNVGSQHVVLGGERLGIYFLETGTGVRGSNVVYDRAHSAMSTLEKGTIDWKKALEGATWFHWSGITPALSENAAEACLEAIQAASELGLTISCDLNYRSKLWQYGKNPSEVMPKLLKYCHVILGDIDTAFFMLGKPKVAPDYTAIDQLPKWYNELLEYIPNLKVAATTLRYSVNASHQRIGGLLFDGKKIYQATVREVTPVIDRVGSGDAFMGGLIYGLSQYPNDYQKTIAFATAACCLKHTIAGDYNLATLKEVENSLDGDSSGLVSR
- the uxaC gene encoding glucuronate isomerase, which produces MSTTFIHDNFLLENKYAEELYHNYSKNQPIIDYHNHLNPQFIAEDKIFDNITNVWINGDHYKWRAMRTLGINEQFITGNGSDKEKFLNWAKTVPYTMRNPLYHWTHLELARYFDIYDLLNEKSAEKIYEEASAKINSAAYSTRNLLQKVNAELVCTTEDPTDSLEFHQKLNQNPFSTKMSTAFRPDKAILISNDGYNDYLDTLGNVAEIAINTYTDLCDALRKRITFFHQNGCRLSDHGLDQIYFENFTASEIDLIFKKKRENQSITSEEALKFQSAVLLFLSESYHELGWVQQFHLGALRNNNARMHRILGPDTGWDSIGDYPQAQKLSSFLNALDSKDKLTKTIIYNLNPADNEVMATMIGNFNDGSVKGKVQFGSGWWFLDQKDGMTKQLNALSNMGLISCFIGMLTDSRSFLSFPRHEYFRRILCNLLGDEIKRGELPNDMEWIGKMVADISYHNAKEYFKF
- a CDS encoding gluconate 5-dehydrogenase, with translation MSINLFDLTGKTALVTGGVHGLGMAMAKGLGHAGAKIVVNDRASRETVDQAVAEYKSVGIDAYGYVFDVTDEAAVIENIQKIEAEVGPIDILINNAGIIKRIPIIDMEVADFTAVVNVDLISPFIVSKNVAKGMIQRGGGKIINICSMMSELGRDSVSAYAAAKGGLKMLTKNMATEWAKFNIQTNGIGPGYFATSQTAPIRVDGHPFNEFIISRTPAARWGDPDDLQGAAIFLASKASDFVNGHILYVDGGILATIGKPSNE
- the kduI gene encoding 5-dehydro-4-deoxy-D-glucuronate isomerase; translated protein: MTKYSSRYASNPKAVKQYDTKQLRDEFLIDNLMEEGEIILTYSHYDRYIAGSAVPTVPLKLETIDPLKADYFLQRREMGIINVGANGTIVIDGTSYELGFKDALYIGSGNKDIFFKSEDPKKPAKFYINSAPAHTSYPTKKVSLAEANKLELGSMETANHRTVNQMIIGGVVTTCQLQMGMTELRPGSVWNTMPAHVHDRRMEVYFYLDIPENQAVCHFMGEPQETRHLWMQNHQAVISPPWSIHSGSGTSNYSFIWGMAGENLDYGDMDVCKITDLR